In Xanthomonas theicola, a single genomic region encodes these proteins:
- a CDS encoding glutamine synthetase family protein → MASRPRSRKNTPEQQESSLRRWLKDRHITEVECLVPDITGNARGKIIPAAKFSHDYGTRLPEGIFATTVTGDYPDDYYDLTSPSDSDMQLRPDPDTVRMVPWATDPTAQVIHDCYTKEGRPHDLAPRNVLRGVLQAYAAIGVKPVVAPELEFFLVQKNTDPDFPLLPPAGRSGRPETARQSYSIDAVNEFDPILDLMYDYCDAMELDVDTLIHESGAAQLEVNFTHADALSRADQVFLFKRTMREAAMRHGVYATFLAKPMENEPGSAMHIHQSLVDKHGKNVFSGRRAGEYSRTFAHYLAGLQKYVPMAMAFFAPNVNSYRRLMFGEVSPSNVLWGFDNRTCGLRVPIDTIENMRVESRFAGSDANPYLAMAATLACGLLGMRETLEPTQPTTGSGKEMGYRLPRSLGEALDELERCAPLQELLGPRFVRAYISVKRKEYETFFRVISSWEREFLLLNV, encoded by the coding sequence ATGGCCAGCCGACCGCGCTCCCGCAAGAACACCCCCGAGCAACAGGAAAGCTCGCTACGGCGCTGGCTGAAGGACCGCCACATCACCGAGGTGGAGTGCCTGGTGCCGGACATCACCGGCAACGCGCGCGGCAAGATCATCCCGGCGGCCAAGTTCTCCCACGACTACGGCACGCGCCTGCCCGAGGGCATCTTCGCCACCACCGTCACCGGCGACTATCCCGACGACTACTACGACCTGACCTCGCCCTCGGACTCGGACATGCAGCTGCGCCCGGATCCGGACACGGTGCGCATGGTGCCGTGGGCCACTGATCCCACCGCGCAGGTGATCCACGATTGCTACACCAAGGAAGGTCGGCCGCACGACCTGGCGCCGCGCAACGTGCTGCGCGGCGTGCTGCAGGCCTATGCGGCGATCGGCGTCAAGCCGGTGGTGGCGCCGGAGCTGGAGTTCTTCCTGGTGCAGAAGAACACCGATCCGGACTTCCCGCTGCTGCCGCCGGCCGGCCGCTCCGGGCGGCCGGAGACCGCGCGGCAGTCGTACTCGATCGACGCGGTCAACGAGTTCGACCCGATCTTGGACCTGATGTACGACTACTGCGATGCGATGGAACTGGACGTGGACACCCTGATCCACGAATCCGGCGCGGCGCAGCTGGAGGTCAATTTCACCCATGCCGACGCGCTGTCGCGCGCCGACCAGGTATTCCTGTTCAAGCGCACGATGCGCGAGGCGGCGATGCGCCATGGCGTCTACGCCACGTTCCTGGCCAAGCCGATGGAGAACGAGCCCGGCAGCGCCATGCACATCCACCAGAGCCTGGTCGACAAGCACGGCAAGAACGTGTTCAGCGGCCGCCGCGCTGGCGAGTACAGCCGCACCTTCGCGCACTATCTGGCGGGATTGCAGAAGTACGTGCCGATGGCGATGGCGTTCTTCGCGCCGAACGTCAATTCCTACCGCCGGCTGATGTTCGGCGAGGTGTCGCCGAGCAACGTGCTGTGGGGTTTCGACAACCGCACCTGCGGGCTGCGGGTGCCGATCGACACGATCGAGAACATGCGAGTGGAGAGCCGTTTCGCCGGTTCCGACGCCAATCCGTATCTGGCGATGGCGGCGACGCTGGCCTGTGGGCTGCTGGGCATGCGCGAGACGCTGGAGCCGACCCAGCCGACTACCGGCAGCGGCAAGGAGATGGGCTATCGGTTGCCGCGCTCGCTGGGCGAAGCGCTGGACGAACTGGAGCGCTGCGCGCCGCTGCAGGAGTTGCTGGGGCCGCGTTTCGTGCGCGCCTACATTTCGGTCAAGCGCAAAGAGTACGAGACGTTCTTCCGGGTGATCAGTTCGTGGGAGCGGGAGTTTTTGTTGTTGAACGTGTGA
- a CDS encoding gamma-glutamyl-gamma-aminobutyrate hydrolase family protein: MAVSPLVGLPTDRKLIGQHPFLVTGEKYLRAAVDGAGVTPVLLPSLQPPVDPRDWLARLDGLLLTGALSNIEPHHYGDEPSWPGNPHDPARDATTLDLIPQAISLGLPILAICRGFQEINVALGGTLHQKVHAVPGLSDHREDAQAPLELQYAPAHEVTLSEGGWLAEIAGRGHAPVNSLHGQGVARLGGDLIVEALAPDGLIEAFRGIGPGFLLGVQWHPEWCVLDDRLHLGIFQAFGDACRHYAARRTH; this comes from the coding sequence ATGGCTGTGTCGCCTCTGGTCGGCTTGCCGACCGATCGTAAGCTCATCGGCCAGCATCCGTTCCTGGTGACTGGAGAAAAGTACCTGCGCGCGGCGGTCGATGGCGCCGGGGTGACGCCGGTGCTGCTGCCGTCGCTGCAACCGCCGGTCGATCCGCGCGACTGGCTGGCGCGTTTGGACGGCCTGTTGCTGACCGGGGCGCTCAGCAACATCGAACCGCATCACTACGGCGACGAACCGAGCTGGCCGGGCAACCCGCACGACCCGGCACGCGACGCCACCACGCTGGACCTGATCCCGCAGGCGATCTCGCTCGGCCTGCCGATCCTGGCGATCTGCCGCGGTTTCCAGGAGATCAACGTCGCCCTCGGCGGCACCCTGCACCAGAAGGTGCACGCGGTGCCAGGGCTGTCCGACCATCGCGAGGATGCCCAGGCGCCGCTGGAACTGCAGTACGCACCGGCGCACGAGGTGACGCTGAGCGAGGGCGGCTGGCTGGCGGAGATCGCCGGCCGCGGCCACGCACCGGTCAACTCGCTGCACGGGCAGGGTGTGGCCCGGCTCGGCGGCGACCTGATCGTCGAGGCGCTGGCGCCGGACGGGCTGATCGAGGCGTTCCGCGGCATCGGCCCCGGCTTCCTGCTCGGCGTACAGTGGCATCCGGAATGGTGCGTGCTCGACGACCGGTTGCATCTCGGCATCTTCCAGGCCTTCGGCGACGCCTGTCGCCACTACGCGGCGCGCCGCACGCACTGA
- a CDS encoding glutamine synthetase family protein, protein MTRTHDAPLLPPDAAQALQRIPGCEQIDLLLPDSNGLLRGKRITDDALDKVYRDGVCLPMSLIATDITGNTVEETGLGYTIGDEDRLCFPVPGTLQPVPWAPVPSAQLLLAMRDEAGDPLDFAPREVLARAVARLRARGLTPVIAVELEFYLFDPRAGADGRPQPPLQAHSGLRSDSTQVYSMQDLDDQRGFTDAVAQACHAQGIPADTAVAEYAPGQFEINLKHRSDALAACDDALMLKRAIKAVAQRQGLLASFMAKPFAAQSGSGLHLHVSLLDEAGGNVFAGTAQAPAEALRHAIGGLQRSADDCLLLFAPHANSYRRFVPNAFVPLNDSWGFNNRTVAMRVPHSDPANTRIEHRIAGADANPYLVAAAVLAGIEHGLQHRCDPGPPIRGNAYAQTEIRHPDWRSAITGFLASGFAADRFGARFRHVYGQQKRHEMLDFHAQVSDLDYRWYLRTV, encoded by the coding sequence ATGACCCGCACCCACGACGCTCCGCTCCTGCCCCCTGACGCCGCCCAGGCCTTGCAACGCATCCCCGGCTGCGAACAGATCGACCTGCTGCTGCCGGACAGCAACGGCCTGCTGCGCGGCAAGCGCATCACCGACGATGCGCTGGACAAGGTCTATCGGGACGGGGTGTGCCTGCCGATGTCGCTGATCGCCACCGACATCACCGGCAATACGGTCGAGGAGACCGGGCTGGGTTACACCATCGGCGACGAGGACCGGCTGTGCTTCCCGGTCCCCGGCACGCTGCAGCCGGTGCCGTGGGCGCCGGTGCCGTCGGCGCAGCTGCTGCTGGCGATGCGCGACGAGGCAGGCGACCCGCTGGACTTCGCCCCGCGCGAGGTGCTGGCGCGGGCGGTGGCGCGGCTGCGCGCACGTGGGCTGACCCCGGTGATCGCGGTGGAGCTGGAGTTCTACCTGTTCGATCCGCGCGCCGGCGCCGACGGCCGGCCGCAGCCGCCGCTGCAGGCGCACAGCGGGCTGCGCAGCGACAGCACTCAGGTCTACTCCATGCAGGACCTGGACGACCAGCGCGGCTTCACCGACGCGGTCGCGCAGGCCTGCCATGCGCAAGGCATCCCCGCCGATACCGCGGTCGCCGAATACGCGCCCGGCCAGTTCGAGATCAACCTCAAGCACCGCAGCGACGCGCTGGCCGCCTGCGACGACGCGCTGATGCTCAAGCGCGCGATCAAGGCGGTCGCGCAACGGCAGGGGCTGCTCGCCAGCTTCATGGCCAAGCCGTTCGCCGCACAGTCCGGCAGCGGCCTGCACCTGCACGTGAGCCTGCTCGACGAGGCCGGCGGCAACGTCTTCGCCGGTACCGCACAGGCGCCGGCCGAGGCGCTGCGCCACGCCATCGGCGGCCTGCAACGCAGTGCCGACGACTGCCTGCTGCTGTTCGCACCGCACGCCAACAGCTATCGCCGCTTCGTGCCCAATGCGTTCGTGCCGCTCAACGACAGCTGGGGCTTCAACAACCGCACCGTGGCGATGCGGGTGCCGCACAGCGATCCGGCCAATACCCGCATCGAGCATCGCATCGCCGGCGCCGACGCCAATCCCTATCTGGTCGCCGCAGCGGTGCTGGCCGGCATCGAACACGGCCTGCAGCACCGCTGCGACCCCGGCCCGCCGATCCGGGGCAACGCCTATGCGCAGACCGAGATCCGCCATCCCGACTGGCGCAGCGCGATCACCGGATTCCTCGCCAGCGGCTTCGCCGCCGACCGGTTCGGCGCACGCTTCCGCCACGTCTACGGCCAGCAGAAGCGGCACGAAATGCTGGATTTCCACGCCCAGGTGAGCGATCTGGACTACCGCTGGTACTTGCGCACGGTGTGA
- a CDS encoding NAD(P)/FAD-dependent oxidoreductase has protein sequence MTRSSPSPGSPVPSPGSSWYTDSATPLPPQPPLQGRVRADVCILGAGYTGLSAALALAEAGYQVAIVEAQRVGWGASGRNGGQAIVGYGCEQHTLETLLGQADARRLFDFSRDGMQLLRDRIQRHAIACDWRDGHAHVAIKPRQMRALQAGIVEMAQRYDYPLQWWDRDQLRTQLRSERYLGAMYDPASGHLHPLEYARGLARAALAAGVRIYEQSPVTALVRGARPILRSAHGEVQADFAVLAGNAWLRGIAPELESRIMPVGTYIGASAPLGAALARELIGNDMAVADVNWALDYFRLSRDHRLLFGGRASYSSLPPPGLRGVMTRRMRRVFPQLRAVELDYVWGGYVDITRNRAPHWGRLAPNVYFAQGFCGHGVAATGLAGDAIAAAIAGQAQRLDLFARIPHAPFPGGRLLRMPLLAAAMSWYKLRDALW, from the coding sequence ATGACCCGCTCCTCCCCGAGTCCCGGGTCCCCAGTCCCGAGTCCCGGCTCTTCCTGGTACACCGACAGCGCCACGCCGCTGCCACCGCAACCACCGTTGCAGGGGCGGGTACGGGCCGACGTGTGCATTCTCGGCGCCGGCTATACCGGGCTGAGCGCAGCGCTGGCGCTAGCCGAGGCCGGCTACCAGGTGGCGATCGTGGAAGCGCAGCGCGTCGGCTGGGGCGCGTCCGGGCGCAACGGCGGCCAGGCCATCGTCGGCTACGGCTGTGAGCAGCACACGCTGGAAACGCTGCTCGGCCAGGCCGACGCGCGGCGGCTGTTCGACTTCTCGCGCGACGGCATGCAGTTGCTGCGCGACCGCATCCAGCGCCACGCCATCGCCTGCGACTGGCGCGACGGCCATGCGCACGTGGCGATCAAGCCACGCCAGATGCGCGCGCTGCAGGCCGGCATCGTCGAGATGGCGCAGCGCTACGACTATCCGCTGCAGTGGTGGGACCGCGACCAATTGCGTACGCAACTACGCAGCGAGCGCTACCTGGGCGCGATGTACGATCCGGCCAGCGGCCACCTGCATCCACTCGAGTACGCGCGCGGGCTGGCGCGCGCGGCGCTGGCCGCCGGCGTGCGCATCTACGAGCAATCGCCGGTGACCGCGCTGGTGCGCGGCGCGCGGCCGATCCTGCGCAGCGCCCACGGCGAGGTCCAGGCCGACTTCGCGGTCCTCGCCGGCAACGCCTGGCTGCGCGGCATCGCGCCGGAGCTGGAGTCGCGGATCATGCCGGTCGGCACCTACATCGGCGCCAGCGCGCCGCTGGGCGCGGCACTGGCGCGCGAACTGATCGGCAACGACATGGCGGTGGCCGACGTGAACTGGGCGCTGGACTACTTTCGCCTCAGCCGCGACCACCGCCTGCTGTTCGGCGGCCGCGCCAGCTATTCGTCGCTGCCGCCGCCGGGCCTGCGCGGGGTCATGACCCGGCGCATGCGCCGGGTGTTCCCGCAGCTGCGCGCGGTCGAGCTGGACTACGTGTGGGGCGGCTACGTCGACATCACCCGCAACCGCGCTCCGCACTGGGGCCGGCTGGCCCCGAACGTCTATTTCGCGCAGGGCTTTTGCGGCCACGGCGTGGCCGCCACCGGCCTGGCCGGCGACGCCATCGCCGCGGCCATCGCCGGGCAGGCGCAGCGTTTGGACCTGTTCGCCCGCATCCCGCACGCGCCGTTTCCCGGCGGGCGCCTGCTGCGCATGCCGCTGCTGGCGGCGGCGATGTCCTGGTACAAGCTGCGCGACGCGCTGTGGTAA
- a CDS encoding MFS transporter, with amino-acid sequence MTAAALSIPPVNSPRRVLLASLVGTTIEFFDFYIYATAAVLVFPILFFPAGDADAARLQSLATFAVAFVARPLGSALFGHFGDRIGRKATLVAALLTMGLSTVCIGLLPTYASIGMWAPALLVLCRFGQGLGLGGEWGGAVLLATENAPPGRRAWYGMFPQLGAPLGFLLSSGIFLLLGAVLDDTQFMRWGWRIPFVASALLVVTGLWVRLRIHETPDFQRALDRDERVRLPMWTVLSRHAGAMLLGTLGAFATFVLFYLMTVFALGYGTATLGYSREQFLLLQMVGILFFAAGIPLSAHYGDRRGTRLAMIVASVAIVLFGLGFAPLFQAGQPWQVLAFLSLGFFFMGLTYGPCGTLLVELYPVAVRYTGASLSFNLAGIVGAAPAPYVATWLAKHYGLPWVGYYLSAAALLTLLALLAIRARRG; translated from the coding sequence ATGACCGCTGCCGCGCTTTCCATTCCGCCCGTCAATTCGCCGCGCCGCGTCCTGTTGGCCAGCCTGGTCGGCACCACCATCGAGTTCTTCGACTTCTACATCTACGCCACCGCCGCGGTGCTGGTGTTCCCGATCCTGTTCTTCCCGGCCGGCGACGCCGACGCGGCCAGACTGCAGTCGCTGGCGACCTTCGCCGTGGCCTTCGTCGCGCGGCCGCTGGGTTCGGCGCTGTTCGGCCATTTCGGCGACCGCATCGGGCGCAAGGCGACGCTGGTGGCGGCGCTGCTGACCATGGGCCTGTCCACGGTGTGCATCGGGCTGCTGCCCACCTACGCCAGCATCGGCATGTGGGCGCCGGCGCTGCTGGTGCTGTGCCGCTTCGGCCAGGGCCTGGGCCTGGGTGGGGAATGGGGCGGGGCGGTGCTGCTGGCGACCGAGAACGCGCCGCCCGGCAGGCGCGCCTGGTACGGCATGTTCCCGCAGCTGGGCGCGCCGCTGGGCTTCCTGCTGTCCTCCGGGATCTTCCTGCTGCTCGGTGCGGTGCTCGACGATACGCAGTTCATGCGCTGGGGCTGGCGCATTCCGTTCGTGGCCAGTGCGCTGCTGGTTGTGACCGGGCTGTGGGTGCGCCTGCGCATCCACGAGACCCCGGACTTCCAGCGCGCGCTGGATCGCGACGAGCGGGTGCGCCTGCCGATGTGGACGGTGCTGTCGCGGCATGCCGGGGCGATGCTGCTGGGCACGCTGGGGGCGTTCGCCACCTTCGTGCTGTTCTACCTGATGACCGTGTTCGCGCTGGGCTACGGCACCGCCACGCTGGGCTACAGCCGCGAACAGTTCCTGCTGCTGCAGATGGTCGGGATCCTGTTCTTCGCCGCAGGCATCCCGCTGTCGGCGCACTACGGCGACCGCCGCGGCACGCGCCTGGCGATGATCGTGGCCAGCGTCGCCATCGTCCTGTTCGGGCTGGGCTTCGCGCCGCTGTTCCAGGCCGGGCAGCCATGGCAGGTGCTGGCGTTCCTGTCGCTGGGGTTTTTCTTCATGGGCCTGACCTACGGCCCCTGCGGCACCTTGTTGGTCGAACTGTACCCGGTAGCGGTGCGCTACACCGGTGCCTCGCTGTCGTTCAACCTGGCCGGCATCGTCGGCGCGGCGCCGGCGCCGTACGTGGCCACGTGGCTGGCAAAGCACTACGGCCTGCCGTGGGTGGGCTATTACCTCAGCGCCGCGGCGCTGCTGACCCTGCTGGCGTTGTTGGCGATCCGCGCCCGGCGCGGCTGA
- a CDS encoding FdhF/YdeP family oxidoreductase codes for MSKKTIRPYTQPAGGWGALRAVATHLMQQDVAVQGSKTLLHANQPDGFDCPGCAWPDRDHTSTFEFCENGAKAVAAESTARRATPALFAQYSVAQLAKYSDYWLEGQGRLTHPLRYDRASGHYVPVGWDAAFALIATHLNGLASPDEAIFYTSGRTSNEAAFLYQLFVRAFGTNNFPDCSNMCHEPSGTALKSQIGVGKGTVSLHDFELADAIFIFGQNPGTNHPRMLGELRQAAKRGAAIVSFNPLRERGLEKFADPQDKLQMLHNGATRISSDYFQLKIGGDLAAVKGIIKHVLERDADAAREARPRLLDLDFITPHTANFDAFAADVIAEPWATIVEESGLSEAELRHAGEIYLKSERLIACWGMGITQHKHSVATIHMIANLLLLRGHLGRPGAGACPVRGHSNVQGDRTMMIYEQPPAAFLDRLKTVFGFEPPRAPGYDTVGAIEAMLDGRAKTFFGMGGNFATATPDTEATHRALRRCDLTVHVTTKLNRSHLVHGRDALILPCLGRTEIDIQDGGPQSVSVEDSMSMVHLSAGINPPASAELLSEPMIVARLAEATLGARSAIRWRWLAADYDRIRDLIAQMFDDFADFNTRVRVPGGFRLSNSARDRVWATPEGRAVFKVHAVPTDNPIHRARRQRPGQVVFTLATTRSHDQYNTTIYGLDDRYRGVFGERRVLFINAADIADLGLRAGAWVDLESLGADGVQRRAKRFLLVEYNIPRGCLAAYYPETNGLVPLSSFADEARTPTSKSIPVVVTPHLAEAADAVPRDIGVALVR; via the coding sequence ATGAGCAAGAAGACCATCCGACCCTATACGCAGCCGGCCGGTGGCTGGGGCGCGCTGCGCGCCGTGGCCACGCACCTGATGCAGCAGGACGTGGCGGTGCAGGGGTCCAAGACCCTGTTGCACGCCAACCAGCCGGACGGCTTCGACTGCCCTGGCTGCGCCTGGCCCGACCGCGACCACACCTCGACCTTCGAGTTCTGCGAGAACGGCGCCAAGGCGGTGGCTGCCGAGTCCACCGCGCGCCGCGCCACCCCGGCGCTGTTCGCGCAGTACAGCGTGGCGCAGCTGGCCAAGTACAGTGACTACTGGCTGGAAGGGCAGGGCCGGCTGACCCATCCGCTGCGCTACGACCGCGCCAGCGGCCACTACGTGCCGGTGGGCTGGGACGCGGCGTTCGCGCTGATCGCCACGCACCTCAACGGGCTGGCCTCGCCGGACGAGGCGATCTTCTACACCTCCGGGCGCACCAGCAACGAGGCCGCGTTCCTGTACCAGCTGTTCGTGCGCGCGTTCGGCACCAACAACTTCCCCGACTGCTCGAACATGTGCCACGAGCCGTCCGGCACCGCGTTGAAGTCGCAGATCGGAGTCGGCAAGGGCACCGTGTCGCTGCACGATTTCGAGCTGGCCGATGCGATCTTCATCTTCGGCCAGAACCCCGGCACCAACCATCCGCGCATGCTCGGCGAACTGCGCCAGGCGGCCAAGCGCGGCGCGGCGATCGTGTCGTTCAATCCGCTGCGCGAGCGCGGCCTGGAGAAGTTCGCCGATCCGCAGGACAAGCTGCAGATGCTGCACAACGGCGCGACGCGGATTTCGTCGGACTACTTCCAGCTCAAGATCGGCGGCGACCTGGCCGCGGTCAAGGGCATCATCAAGCACGTGCTGGAGCGCGATGCCGACGCGGCGCGGGAGGCGCGGCCGCGGCTGCTGGACCTGGACTTCATCACCCCGCACACCGCCAACTTCGACGCTTTCGCCGCGGACGTGATCGCCGAGCCGTGGGCCACCATCGTCGAGGAGTCGGGGCTGAGCGAGGCCGAACTGCGCCACGCCGGCGAGATCTACCTGAAATCGGAGCGATTGATCGCCTGCTGGGGCATGGGCATCACCCAGCACAAGCATTCGGTGGCGACGATCCACATGATCGCCAACCTGCTGCTGCTGCGCGGCCACCTGGGCCGTCCCGGCGCCGGCGCCTGCCCGGTGCGCGGCCACAGCAACGTGCAGGGCGACCGCACGATGATGATCTACGAGCAGCCGCCTGCCGCGTTCCTGGACCGCTTGAAGACGGTGTTCGGCTTCGAGCCGCCGCGCGCGCCCGGCTACGACACCGTCGGCGCGATCGAGGCCATGCTGGACGGGCGCGCCAAGACCTTCTTCGGCATGGGCGGCAACTTCGCCACCGCCACCCCCGACACCGAGGCCACGCACCGCGCCTTGCGCCGCTGCGACCTGACCGTGCACGTGACCACCAAGCTCAACCGCAGCCACCTGGTGCACGGCCGCGACGCGCTGATCCTGCCGTGCCTGGGCCGCACCGAGATCGACATCCAGGACGGCGGCCCGCAGAGCGTCAGCGTCGAGGACTCGATGAGCATGGTGCACCTGTCGGCGGGGATCAATCCGCCGGCCTCGGCGGAACTGCTGTCCGAGCCGATGATCGTGGCGCGGCTGGCCGAGGCCACCCTCGGCGCGCGCAGCGCGATCCGCTGGCGTTGGCTGGCGGCCGACTACGACCGCATCCGCGACTTGATCGCGCAGATGTTCGACGATTTCGCCGACTTCAATACACGCGTGCGCGTGCCCGGCGGCTTCCGCCTGTCCAACAGCGCGCGCGACCGGGTGTGGGCGACGCCGGAAGGCCGCGCGGTGTTCAAGGTGCACGCGGTGCCGACCGACAACCCAATCCACCGCGCGCGCCGCCAGCGCCCCGGGCAAGTAGTGTTCACCCTGGCCACCACGCGCTCGCACGACCAGTACAACACCACCATCTACGGCCTGGACGACCGCTACCGCGGCGTGTTCGGCGAGCGCCGGGTGCTGTTCATCAACGCCGCCGACATCGCCGACCTGGGCCTGCGGGCCGGCGCCTGGGTCGACCTGGAAAGCCTCGGCGCGGACGGCGTGCAGCGCCGGGCCAAGCGTTTCCTGCTGGTGGAATACAACATCCCGCGCGGCTGCCTGGCCGCCTACTACCCGGAGACCAACGGCCTGGTGCCGCTGTCCAGCTTCGCCGACGAGGCGCGCACGCCGACCTCCAAGTCGATCCCGGTGGTGGTGACGCCGCACCTGGCCGAGGCCGCCGACGCGGTGCCGCGCGACATCGGCGTGGCGCTTGTCCGCTGA
- the fdhD gene encoding formate dehydrogenase accessory sulfurtransferase FdhD produces the protein MYSRASSRPGAVARGVRRHRNGRTAVTQDLVAAEVPVALAYNGEPFVVMMATPEDLHDFALGFSLSEGIVAAPAQLHIAGVDTFLEGVSLQLRIPPVQAAALQGRRRNLQGRSGCGVCGSESIEAVLRAPRPLPAGPAIAPAALARALRALRERQSLNALTGATHAAGWADADGRVQLAREDVGRHNALDKLIGALATAGLDPASGFAVITSRASYEMAMKAAQAGIPLLAAISAPTALAVALADSAGLTLIGFARDHDYVVYSHPQRLHQAAHAGAPA, from the coding sequence ATGTACTCACGTGCGTCATCCCGGCCCGGCGCCGTCGCGCGCGGCGTGCGTCGCCATCGCAACGGGCGCACCGCCGTGACCCAGGACCTGGTGGCGGCCGAGGTGCCGGTGGCGTTGGCCTACAACGGCGAGCCGTTCGTGGTGATGATGGCCACCCCGGAAGACCTGCACGACTTCGCCCTGGGCTTCTCGCTCAGCGAGGGCATTGTCGCGGCGCCGGCGCAACTGCATATCGCTGGCGTCGACACGTTCTTGGAAGGGGTCTCGCTGCAGTTGCGGATCCCGCCCGTGCAGGCCGCGGCATTGCAGGGGCGGCGCCGCAACCTGCAAGGCCGCAGCGGCTGCGGGGTGTGCGGTAGCGAATCGATCGAGGCAGTGCTGCGCGCGCCGCGGCCGCTGCCTGCCGGCCCCGCGATCGCGCCGGCGGCGCTGGCCCGCGCGCTGCGTGCGCTGCGCGAGCGGCAGTCGCTCAACGCGCTCACCGGCGCCACTCATGCCGCGGGCTGGGCCGATGCCGACGGGCGCGTGCAGCTGGCGCGCGAGGACGTTGGCCGCCACAACGCGCTGGACAAGCTGATCGGCGCGCTGGCCACCGCCGGCCTGGACCCGGCCAGCGGCTTCGCCGTGATCACCAGCCGCGCCAGCTACGAGATGGCGATGAAGGCTGCGCAGGCCGGCATCCCGCTGCTGGCGGCCATTTCCGCTCCCACCGCGCTGGCGGTCGCGCTGGCCGACAGTGCCGGCCTGACCCTGATCGGTTTCGCCCGCGATCACGATTACGTCGTTTACAGCCATCCGCAACGCCTGCACCAGGCCGCGCACGCCGGAGCGCCCGCATGA